The nucleotide window CAATCTGCTTGTGATAACTGCCCTCTATCCGGCGGCTTTCCAGTTCGCGGATTTGCTGTTCCGTCTCAGCCTTTACCTTCTCGAGGGGAAAGCCTTCACGAGCCATCTGCCAGTTGCCCAGATCACGCAGGTTCACTCCCATTTGAAGGACATTATCAGGCAACTCAAATATCTTCTGATAGGCTTTATTCCAGATGATCAGGTTAAAATCCCTGTCAAACATGGCCAGCCCGCCACCCATCTGATCAACCAGGTGATGCAGGCTCTCTATCGATTTGTAGTGACTGCCATAAACTTCTGAAATTTCATGGACCAGTTCCCGGTTTTTTCGCCGCAGGGAAACAGAGGCAACGAATATCCTGTGGAACTGAGAACCGGCATAACCCAAGAGAAGCACAAAAATCACACATGCCAGTGCAAAAACATAATTATGCAACTCACCCCCTCCAATGAAATGAAACAGGACAGGTATACTGCAGGGAACCATGAAGGCCCACACCGCAAGCCGATGCGCCACCCCAACCAGTACCGTCACGGCAGACAGACCGGCCAGCATGGCCATAATCAGGTAAGGGCTGATCATATAGGTACTGTCTGCGGAAAAAAATATGGCACTGCCCCATACCAAACCCGAGAAGGATGTAAACAGCAGATAAAGCCTCAGCCAGTTTTTTTGCGATTTTTCAGTTTCGATTCGCTTGGTATATAAAGTAAGAGACAGTCGGGGCAGCAGACTTACAGCAAGTGCTCCGTACCAGGCCATGGCCGATACCTGCGGCACCCTGCCCCAGATCAGCCACAGGAACACAAAGCCCAGCAACAGACTGGCAATCACATTGGGAACGATCACGGAATGTAACGTTCTGATCTGCGCATCACGCAACCGCACGTCAGAAAGATGCGGCACAAACAGATCATTGTCTGTGTCATCATCCAGATTCTCAAAGACTGTTCCTGAAGCAGGTTTCATCTGATTGCGTCGTCTTTTTATAATTTAAAAGCTGTATATAAAACGAAAATCGTAAATAAATTAACAAGATGCTGGGAAATACTATCCTAAATTGAAAAATCGTTCAACTCACTGACCCATCATGATTGCTTTCAAAATATATAACAGTTTTATTTTCTTCCGACTGTATGTAAAATATTGCCAAAGGAATGGTAATTTATGCTTACACAAGATCAACTCACCCTTTCAAATATTCGACACGAACTGGATCGGATCAGCAATGAAATGATTGACCTGATCCAGAAGTACAGCCTTGATGCCAGCTCCTCGCTGGAGATTATCGTGGTCGCCAGATCAAAAATCTCTGATCAGAGAGACTATATCCGCTTTCTCGAGCTGTCTCTCGAGGGCCGGATTTACGGTGAAGCGGCGGAAATGCTGGAAAAGTCAATCGTGACAGAAGCAGACGAAGATATCGAGCACTAATCCCGCCCTGTCAGGACTGCCCGGACAACAGGGGTATAGACCGCCCCGTCCTGCAGAGTTTCACTTCTGTAGAGGCCTATTTCCGTAACCTGTTCCCGGAATGTAAGCTCCATATTTGGCAAAGTACGCGGCAATGCCGCCCGGCCCCTCACCCTGGCCAGGGTGATATGAGGTATGAATTCACGAACCGGCACCTCAAAACCATTTTCCGACAGGTCGCGGACAAGTCGGTCCTGCAATACGGTCAATGCTATATTCTCCTCAATAGACACTGCAAGAAACCGCGTCCGCGCGAATACCCCTAACTGCTGCATGCCATTCATGGTTATCTGTAAAGGCGCCGCCTGCCGCCCTGCCCGCTTCAGGATCTCCGACAGCAATGGTATTTTTTCTTCCGGCTGGTTGCCCAGAAAGGCCAGTGTCAGATGATAGTTTTCCGGCGGGATCCAGCGTATATCCGCCCCGCTCAACTGCTTTTTCAATCGTCTGGAGAAATGGCCGACCGTCTCCGTTGCCTCCCCTGTCAGGGGAATGGCCATAAATAACCTTACTGTCTTTGCCTCTTTGTCCATAAATAACACATACAAAGAACGGAGCCGGTCGGCAAAGAAAAAGCGGCGGACAGTTGCCTGTCCGCCGCTCATTTTTAAACAAGATATCTGTCAGATCAGAACTTCTGACCAAAACGTGCGCCAATCGTCCGGGGACGGTTGGTTGACGTTGTCGTATCCAGCTCACTCGGATAACCCGGGTAATATTTTGCGATCTCCGCACGAGTGTCAGTGACGTTGTCGGCAAAGACACTGAAGGTCCAGTTATCCCCGCTGACGCCGGCAGACAGGTTCAGAAGGCCATAGGCATGCTGTTTTTCGCGCAGACTAATATCAAGATTATTCCAGCTATAGCCTGTGTAGGAATAGGCTGCCTGCAAAAATCCTGGTAAATTGCCAACCTCTGCCTCATAGCGGGCAATTGCCGTAAACTGAAACTCTGGAACAAAAGGCATTCGTGTACCAGCCGGTGCAATAGTTTCGATAACAGTGTCTCCATCATCCTCATACCTATTTTCATACGCCGTTGTAAGTTTGGCGTCGTTGTAGGAACCGGACATTGACAATGTCAAATTCTCCGTTGCAGCGAAAACAAGATCAAACTCGGCTCCATAGGTCCTCGAGTTACCCGCATTTCGGATAATGGTGAGGTTTGAGACTGCGAAATCCAATACACCGAGTTGAACGTCAGACCATTCAACATAGTACACTGCGCCGTTAAACCGGAGTCTATTGTCCATCCAGGTTGTTTTCCAGCCAATTTCATAGTTGTCGACGAAATCTTCCTCATAGCTTGGAATCCCGGGGACCCGGGCGCGGTTCACACCACCAGGACGGAATCCCTGGGAGAATGTGGCATAGACCATTTTGTCGTCATCAATGGTGTAGCTCAGGTTGACTTTAAAACTTTGACCGGTGTTTTCTTTTTCATCATCCAGAATTCTGGTATCGAAACAGGGATACTGAGGTGTTCCAGTGTCCCGATCTTCAACAAAGTCACCATTGCCATCATAATAGCCGGTACAATGGCCAAGGAAGCCGTTAAAGCCATACAGTGTATTCCGGTATTTATAGAAACGCGCACCGCCCAACAGAGTAAGCTAATCGGTTAGATCGAAACTTACCTCTCCGAAAACTGCATAATCCCGGTCGATACGTACCTGTTTGGTCTGCCATGTTGTATGACCGTCAGGAATGACGGAATTGGCGGGGTTCATATCCGGTACTACCCACTGCAGGTCAAAATCATGGACCTGGCGCTGATAAAATAGGCCGGCGATCCAGCGGAGACGGTTTTCCTGCGGCGACTGGATACGAAGTTCATGACTTTGGCGGGTGTATTTTTCATCACCCAGAACATACTGTGACGGATCCGCACAATCTCCACCGGCTGTATAATAGACACAATCGTAATCATATCCGGCATAAAGATTTTCCAGAAATTCCGCATATCCGGAATAATCATAGATACTGTCCACATTACGGTTCAGGTAAGCACCTGCATAGACCACATCCAGATCACCAATTTTGCCCTCGACCGTCAGTGTCGCCTGATACCAATCTTCATCATATTCGGTGGGGAAAAAATCCCGTGCCTTCAAGTCACCGATATCTTCCGGGTCATGGGTGAATGAGCCAGTGGATTTCTGATGCTGGAAAATCAGCCCCGGAGTCACAGTCCAGTTTTCATTCAGATCAACCCTCAACAGGCCGCGTGCGCCGGTTGTTGTGGTATCATTGAAGTTTTCCTCAACAATATCGGCGTTATCCTTGACAATACCACTGGCAGCATACTCAATGGTGGCCGGCACGTTATCGATATAACCACCGTCATCCTCATGCCAGGCCACCAGACGAATGGCGCTGTTATCGGTCATTGGAATATTTGCATACCCCTCAAGGGTGAAGCCCGCTTCACCATTTTTAACTGTATTCACCGCGACATCGTAACCGGCTTCAAATTCACCAATCACAGGCTTATTTGTAATAATCCGCATGGTGCCAGCCTGGCTGCTTGAGCCAAACAGGGTGCCCTGCGGTCCGGACAATGTTTCGATCCGTGCAATATCATAGGCATGAATGTCCAGAATCTGGTTGATGGTGGTGATGGGCTGCTCATCAAGATAGACACCGACACTTGGCATGGATCCGGAATGAACGCCGTCGCCGCCGCTGGAAATCCCGCGCATGTAAACCTGGGACTGACCGGGTCGAGCGGTCTGGAAGGATACCGTCGGCAGGAACTGGATGTAGTCGTCAAAGGCATTGACGTTCAGGTCTTCCAGTTGCTGCTTACCAAGAACCTGCACAGACAAAGAAACATCCTGCAGGCTTGATTCACGTTTCTGGGAAGTCACGATGATCTCTTCGAGGACCACTTCCCCTTCTTCAGCAGCGTAGACTGCCTGTTGTGCCGAAAGGGCCCCGGACAACAGCATCGTCGAAGCCATCAATGCTGACCTCGAGACGGATAATTAACTTTCATATTTTCACTCCCTTCGTATATTTTAATTGCATAACGCGCTTTTCACTGGTGCAATTTTATCGCTTTGACGTATCGAGCGCTTGGTTGACGTTTTGTATACCCCTACCGACGAATGTAACCCCTTATCAAACATTTTTGCATCTTTCAGAAGACATTACAAGACCCTGCGGGTACTATTTTGTACATTTGAACAAGTCTTTTTTTTATTTTTATTATCATATAGTTATATATTTTTTTGAATGTTTAACATTATCATAGAATTAGGGAATGTCACTATCATGGGCAATTCGCCTTGACACCCTCCTGTCTTTGCCCGTTTAATTTGATGAAATAAAAAATAATATAATGCCCGTGATCTGACGTAGCGGGAGGATGAAAAGGGACAAAACGCAGAGAAAATGTCTTCAGCAAATCAGGATCCGCACGGGGATCTAAAAACCGCCCTGAACCATGCCGCCAGCCTGTTGCAACAGAATCCTGCATTGGCTGAACAACAGGCACGGGAGATATTGAAAGTTATCCCGGACTTCGATCCGGCAAACCATATTTTGGGTGCCTCGCTCAGATTCCAGGGGAAATTGCCAGAGGCCCTTATGGTGATGGAACCTCTGACGGACAAACTTCCCTTCTCTGCCCCAATCTGGCATGAGTACGGCCTCGCCCTTGCTGCTGCCGGCAATGGAGACAACGCCGTCAAGGCACTGCGGCAAGCCGCTTCGCTCAATCCGCAACAGGCTGAGGCATGGCGTGCCCTTGCTGAACAACTGACCCTGTCCGGTGACAGTACTGCGGGTGAAAAGGCGATAGAGAAATACATCTCCTGCCTGACCAGCCATCCGGAACTCAATCAGGCCACAGCACTTTTTCACCAGGGGAAAATTGCCGAGGCGGAACGGCTCGCCCGCGATATCCTGAAAAACCACCCGACTGATGTTGTCGCCATGCGTTTGCTGGCTGACATTGGCGTTAAAGTGGGACAATATGACGACGCTAAAAACCTGCTTGAGCGGGCGCTTGAACTGGCCCCGAATTTCCATCTTGCCCGGCACAGCTACGTAATTACCCTGTATCGGGGACAGGATCTGATTAAAGCAATTGAAGAAATTAACAAACTCCTTGCCATAGAACCGAACAATCCCAATTACCTGACACTCAAGGGTACGGTTCTGGTACGCAAGGGAGATCATGCTGACGCGTTGGAAATCTATGAAAAGCTTCTCACCAACTATCCGAAACAGTCCAAGGGCCAGTTGAATTATGGTCATACTCTGAAAACAGTCGGCCGTCTGGATGAGGCCATTACCGCCTATCACAGATCCATTGAACTCAGCAACGAAGCCGGGGAAGCCTACTGGTCACTGGCTAATCTGAAGACTTATAAATTCAGCGACAAGGATGTGGAACATATGCTGTCGCTGGTGACCAGCGAGGGAGGCGATCCGGATGATCAGTCCCATCTGGCGTTTGCCTTGGGCAAAGCCTATGAGGATCGCGGCGATTATGAAAATGCCTTCAAATATTACAAACGCGGCAATGCGATCCGGCGCCTTCAGCATCCTTATGATGCCAAGATCAACATCTATGAATCCGTCCGCCAGATCAAATGCTTTGATCGCAATTTTTTTGCTGCCCGACAGGGTTGGGGTTGCCCTGCCCGCGATCCGATCTTTATTGTCGGGCTGCCGCGCGCCGGCTCTACTCTGCTGGAACAGATCCTGGCCAGCCATTCACAAGTGGAAGGCACCGCCGAGCTTATCGATATCATCGCTATGAGCCGCAAACTCGGCGGCAAAAAGAGACATAATGCCGCCACCCTCTACCCGGAAGTACTGCAAGACCTTTCGCAAGAAGAACTTCGTGAACTGGGCGAAAGTTATCTGGACACGACACGGGTGCAGCGCAGCACAGACGCACCCTATTTCATCGACAAGATGCCAAATAATTTCCAGCATATCGGGTTGATCCATTCGATCCTGCCCAATGCCAAAATCATTGACGCCCGCCGGCATCCCATGGGCGGCTGTTTTTCAGGATACAAACAGCTTTTCGCCCGCGGCCAGGCCTTCACATATAACCTTGAGGACGTTGGACATTATTACCGGGACTATGTGAAACTGATGGATCACTGGGACGTGGTTCTGCCCGGCCGCGTACACCGTGTCCAGTATGAGGAAATGGTGGCGGATACGGAAAACCAGATTCGCCGGCTCCTGGACTATTGCGGGCTGGAGTTCGAGGAGTCCTGCCTGAAATTCTACGAAACCGACCGGGCGATCCGCACCCCAAGTGCGGAACAGGTGCGCCAGCCCATCTACAAGGCCGGGCTTGAACAATGGCGACATTTCGAACCCTGGCTCGATCCGCTCAAGGAAGCGCTCGGACCCGTCCTCGAGCGTTATCCGATCGAATAAGAAAAAGGGGCCCGAAGGCTCCTTTTCCTCTCTGCCTGACTGCTTATTATTTTGTAAGTTCTGTCAGAATGGAATGCCACATTTTCAGGGCCACCGGCAGGGTCGCCACCGGCACACGTTCATTCAGGCCGTGGGCATATTCATCAGACGCCTTCATGAAAATACCTGAAAAAGTATAACTGGGAATACCGACTGCCCGGAAATGCAGCGCATCGGAGGCGCCGGACGCCATATGCGGAATGATCGGCAAGCCCGGATAGGACGCATGCACCCCGTTGGCGATGGCATCAAACACATCCTTGCGCATGGGCGATGCATCACTTTCCAGCGGTTCATCAAGAACGGTCCATTCCAGTGCGTCATTGGCCACAACCTTTTTCAGGGTCTCAAGCGTCTTCTGCACACCAACGCCCGGAAAAATACGGCAGTTGATAGTGGCAACCGCAGACTGGGGCAATGCATTTTCCGCATGACCGCCCCTCAGCATGGTCGGGATGCAGGTGGTGCCGGTGGAACCCACATATTCCGGACGACTGCGCAGTAGGTCTACAGCCTCCCGGTCATCGGGATTTTCCGCAAAACGCTTCATAGCCTTACCCAGTTCACCGCCGACAAGAGGCGCCGTCCTGGAAAAATAGGCCCGGGTCAGTTCACTGGACATGACCGGAAATTCGAAGGCAAAGATTTTATCAAGTGCCGCTGACAGATCCTTGATTGCATTATCCTTCCGGGGTAACGAACTGTGGCCACCCGGATTTACGGCCTTCATCTCAAAAGTGGCATAGGTTTTCTCTGCACTATCCACAGTATAGGAAACAGCCACGCCATCCTCGTCAAGCTGTCCGCCGCCGCCATCGGCCACCAGGGCAAATTCCGCATCAATCAGGTCCCGGTATGTGGTCGCCAGCGCACGGGTTGTTGCCATCAGGCTTTCTTCATCGCCGGACAGGGCCAGGACAAGATCCCGACCAGGCACATATCCGTCCGCTTTCAGGCGCATCAGGGTGGCTGACAGAACCGAAACTCCGAACTTGTTATCACTGGAACCGCGACCGAAGTAGTATCCATTTTCCTCGATCAGGGTGAAGGGATCGCGTTCCCAGTCCTCCGGCAGGGCATCCACCACATCCATATGGGCGGACAGCAGGATCGGTTTTTTACCCAGTCGTCCATCACCGCGAAACCGAACCACCAGGGCTGCTGTATCTCCCATGGGCAGAAGATGAATATCTTCTGCCGGGAAGCCGGCGTTCCGGAATTCACCGGCAAGATATTCGGCGACCCTGGGCACAAGCCCCGATCCTTCGGCCGAACGGATGGCAACCGTTGTTTTCAGCATTTCCAGGGCCTTGTCCTGGAACGGCTGCGCGTCTGTTGCCGCCCGGACAGGAAGGCAAAGATTACTTGCGAGTATAATGCCGCCAGCAAGAACGGCCCATATTTTCTTCATTGTGATTTTCTCTTTCCTCAACTGTTACTCTGATCCCC belongs to Emcibacter sp. and includes:
- the thpR gene encoding RNA 2',3'-cyclic phosphodiesterase, producing the protein MDKEAKTVRLFMAIPLTGEATETVGHFSRRLKKQLSGADIRWIPPENYHLTLAFLGNQPEEKIPLLSEILKRAGRQAAPLQITMNGMQQLGVFARTRFLAVSIEENIALTVLQDRLVRDLSENGFEVPVREFIPHITLARVRGRAALPRTLPNMELTFREQVTEIGLYRSETLQDGAVYTPVVRAVLTGRD
- a CDS encoding TonB-dependent receptor, whose amino-acid sequence is MGGARFYKYRNTLYGFNGFLGHCTGYYDGNGDFVEDRDTGTPQYPCFDTRILDDEKENTGQSFKVNLSYTIDDDKMVYATFSQGFRPGGVNRARVPGIPSYEEDFVDNYEIGWKTTWMDNRLRFNGAVYYVEWSDVQLGVLDFAVSNLTIIRNAGNSRTYGAEFDLVFAATENLTLSMSGSYNDAKLTTAYENRYEDDGDTVIETIAPAGTRMPFVPEFQFTAIARYEAEVGNLPGFLQAAYSYTGYSWNNLDISLREKQHAYGLLNLSAGVSGDNWTFSVFADNVTDTRAEIAKYYPGYPSELDTTTSTNRPRTIGARFGQKF
- a CDS encoding TonB-dependent receptor; this translates as MASTMLLSGALSAQQAVYAAEEGEVVLEEIIVTSQKRESSLQDVSLSVQVLGKQQLEDLNVNAFDDYIQFLPTVSFQTARPGQSQVYMRGISSGGDGVHSGSMPSVGVYLDEQPITTINQILDIHAYDIARIETLSGPQGTLFGSSSQAGTMRIITNKPVIGEFEAGYDVAVNTVKNGEAGFTLEGYANIPMTDNSAIRLVAWHEDDGGYIDNVPATIEYAASGIVKDNADIVEENFNDTTTTGARGLLRVDLNENWTVTPGLIFQHQKSTGSFTHDPEDIGDLKARDFFPTEYDEDWYQATLTVEGKIGDLDVVYAGAYLNRNVDSIYDYSGYAEFLENLYAGYDYDCVYYTAGGDCADPSQYVLGDEKYTRQSHELRIQSPQENRLRWIAGLFYQRQVHDFDLQWVVPDMNPANSVIPDGHTTWQTKQVRIDRDYAVFGEVSFDLTD
- a CDS encoding tetratricopeptide repeat-containing sulfotransferase family protein, with amino-acid sequence MSSANQDPHGDLKTALNHAASLLQQNPALAEQQAREILKVIPDFDPANHILGASLRFQGKLPEALMVMEPLTDKLPFSAPIWHEYGLALAAAGNGDNAVKALRQAASLNPQQAEAWRALAEQLTLSGDSTAGEKAIEKYISCLTSHPELNQATALFHQGKIAEAERLARDILKNHPTDVVAMRLLADIGVKVGQYDDAKNLLERALELAPNFHLARHSYVITLYRGQDLIKAIEEINKLLAIEPNNPNYLTLKGTVLVRKGDHADALEIYEKLLTNYPKQSKGQLNYGHTLKTVGRLDEAITAYHRSIELSNEAGEAYWSLANLKTYKFSDKDVEHMLSLVTSEGGDPDDQSHLAFALGKAYEDRGDYENAFKYYKRGNAIRRLQHPYDAKINIYESVRQIKCFDRNFFAARQGWGCPARDPIFIVGLPRAGSTLLEQILASHSQVEGTAELIDIIAMSRKLGGKKRHNAATLYPEVLQDLSQEELRELGESYLDTTRVQRSTDAPYFIDKMPNNFQHIGLIHSILPNAKIIDARRHPMGGCFSGYKQLFARGQAFTYNLEDVGHYYRDYVKLMDHWDVVLPGRVHRVQYEEMVADTENQIRRLLDYCGLEFEESCLKFYETDRAIRTPSAEQVRQPIYKAGLEQWRHFEPWLDPLKEALGPVLERYPIE
- a CDS encoding M20/M25/M40 family metallo-hydrolase gives rise to the protein MKKIWAVLAGGIILASNLCLPVRAATDAQPFQDKALEMLKTTVAIRSAEGSGLVPRVAEYLAGEFRNAGFPAEDIHLLPMGDTAALVVRFRGDGRLGKKPILLSAHMDVVDALPEDWERDPFTLIEENGYYFGRGSSDNKFGVSVLSATLMRLKADGYVPGRDLVLALSGDEESLMATTRALATTYRDLIDAEFALVADGGGGQLDEDGVAVSYTVDSAEKTYATFEMKAVNPGGHSSLPRKDNAIKDLSAALDKIFAFEFPVMSSELTRAYFSRTAPLVGGELGKAMKRFAENPDDREAVDLLRSRPEYVGSTGTTCIPTMLRGGHAENALPQSAVATINCRIFPGVGVQKTLETLKKVVANDALEWTVLDEPLESDASPMRKDVFDAIANGVHASYPGLPIIPHMASGASDALHFRAVGIPSYTFSGIFMKASDEYAHGLNERVPVATLPVALKMWHSILTELTK